In Longimicrobium sp., one DNA window encodes the following:
- a CDS encoding dihydrofolate reductase family protein: MRQIVAFDRVSADGYFAAADGGLGWVVPEEELDRAAAQNLSGSGTILFGRRTYDMFESFWPHALDANPHAPGQHSPEIRAMAQWINDAEKIVFSRTRTEVPWRNSRLLPEFDPREIEALKSRPGNGIMIFGSGSIVSQLTEHGLIDEYHFIVAPILLGGGRTLVSGVPASVRLDLVEATPFPSGNVRLRYARRSSSPPPPGGG, encoded by the coding sequence ATGAGACAGATCGTGGCGTTCGACCGCGTGTCGGCGGATGGATACTTCGCCGCGGCGGATGGCGGGCTGGGGTGGGTGGTGCCTGAGGAGGAGCTGGACCGCGCGGCCGCGCAGAACCTGAGCGGCAGCGGCACCATCCTGTTCGGCCGCCGCACCTACGACATGTTCGAGAGCTTCTGGCCGCACGCGCTCGACGCGAATCCCCACGCTCCCGGCCAGCATTCGCCCGAGATTCGCGCGATGGCGCAGTGGATCAACGACGCGGAGAAGATCGTGTTCTCCCGCACGCGGACGGAGGTCCCCTGGCGCAACTCCCGCCTCCTCCCCGAGTTCGACCCGCGGGAGATCGAGGCGCTCAAGAGCCGGCCCGGCAATGGAATCATGATCTTCGGCAGCGGCAGCATCGTCTCCCAGCTGACCGAGCACGGGCTGATCGACGAGTACCACTTCATCGTCGCCCCCATCCTCCTCGGCGGCGGCCGCACGCTGGTGAGCGGCGTGCCGGCGAGCGTGCGGCTGGACCTCGTGGAAGCCACGCCGTTCCCGTCGGGCAACGTCCGGCTGCGCTACGCGCGGCGGAGCAGCTCCCCTCCCCCTCCCGGCGGCGGCTGA
- a CDS encoding HD domain-containing protein, whose translation MPQLPSREDALALMHQHVQSESLRRHMYSVEAACRAYARRWGEDEETYGLAGLLHDFDYEEHPDEHPLAGVPILREHGYPDEVVQAILSHYAARTGVHPETNLQRTLHACDEITGLITAAALVRPSRSVMDLEAKSVLKKMKDKAFAAGVDRDDVRKAAEDLGVELSDHVQFVIEAMRGVAPELGLQGTSA comes from the coding sequence ATGCCCCAGCTTCCGTCGCGCGAGGATGCCCTCGCGCTGATGCACCAGCACGTGCAGAGCGAGAGCCTGCGCCGCCACATGTACTCGGTCGAGGCCGCCTGCCGCGCCTACGCCCGCCGCTGGGGCGAGGACGAGGAGACGTACGGGCTGGCCGGGCTGCTGCACGACTTCGACTACGAGGAGCACCCGGACGAGCACCCGCTGGCCGGCGTGCCCATCCTGCGCGAGCACGGCTATCCGGACGAGGTGGTGCAGGCCATCCTCTCGCACTACGCGGCGCGGACCGGCGTGCACCCGGAGACGAATCTGCAGCGCACCCTGCACGCCTGCGACGAGATCACCGGCCTGATCACCGCCGCCGCCCTGGTCCGCCCCTCGCGGTCGGTGATGGACCTGGAGGCCAAGTCGGTGCTCAAGAAGATGAAGGACAAGGCCTTCGCCGCGGGCGTGGACCGCGACGACGTGCGCAAGGCGGCCGAGGACCTGGGCGTGGAGCTGTCCGACCACGTGCAGTTCGTGATCGAGGCGATGCGCGGCGTGGCGCCGGAGCTTGGATTGCAGGGAACGAGTGCGTGA
- a CDS encoding ABC transporter ATP-binding protein — MAESTSPDRVIEARGVTKEYPYQGDALHALRGVSLSVARGEMVAIVGPSGCGKSSLLNVLAGIDPPTSGRVELLGTGLYDLGEGQRSLLRLRRLGFIFQRFHLLAVLTAAENVELPMAEAGVPKAERRRRARELLDYVGLASRARHRPPHLSGGEQQRVAIARAVANRPEVLFADEPTGELDRRTGEEIIALFERLNADGTTMVIVTHDPGVARRARRVVEMADGLVVSDGR, encoded by the coding sequence ATGGCTGAATCCACATCGCCCGACCGCGTGATCGAGGCGCGCGGCGTGACCAAGGAGTACCCGTACCAGGGCGATGCCCTGCACGCGCTGCGCGGCGTCTCGCTGAGCGTGGCGCGCGGCGAGATGGTGGCCATCGTCGGCCCCTCCGGCTGCGGCAAGAGCTCGCTGCTGAACGTGCTGGCGGGGATCGATCCCCCCACCTCCGGCCGCGTGGAGCTGCTCGGCACCGGGCTGTACGACCTGGGCGAGGGCCAGCGCTCGCTCCTCCGGCTGCGGCGGCTGGGCTTCATCTTCCAGCGCTTCCACCTTCTCGCCGTCCTCACCGCGGCCGAGAACGTGGAGCTGCCGATGGCCGAGGCCGGCGTGCCCAAGGCCGAGCGCCGCCGCCGCGCGCGCGAGCTGCTGGACTACGTGGGCCTGGCCAGCCGCGCCCGCCACCGCCCGCCGCACCTCTCCGGCGGCGAGCAGCAGCGCGTCGCCATCGCCCGCGCCGTCGCCAACCGCCCCGAGGTGCTGTTCGCCGACGAGCCCACCGGCGAGCTGGACCGCCGCACCGGCGAGGAGATCATCGCCCTGTTCGAGCGGTTGAACGCCGACGGGACCACGATGGTCATCGTCACCCACGACCCGGGCGTGGCCCGCCGCGCCCGCCGCGTGGTGGAGATGGCCGACGGGCTGGTCGTGAGCGACGGCCGATGA
- a CDS encoding ABC transporter permease: protein MIVSAFLKSLFRRRGRTLLALAGIAVSAALLLDMTMLASGLTVSFGELLGVSGYSLRVTPKGILPFDSEAGIENGRDVARRIAAVDGVRAVAPVLGAQFRIVRGDSAGEPVFTVGVDPRSEFLYRLTSGRQPGPGEIVVSEPLARDARLKPGDELALAGELDVTLGRARATRRFRVSGVGDFLYDYAGEHSLAMTLADAQAATGRAGEVSLFGVATGEGVDDDALAARIAAAVPEVSTYSTRELMGEMDKRLLYFRQLATILGSVAMVVTALLVATIITIGVRERFGEIATLRAIGVRGRRVLLAVVTEGLVLAAIGCLGGLPLGLWMAGRLDRILLSFPGIPARMTFFAWEPRRVALAMGIVIAIGALAGCIPGLGAIRAPLAQALREEAE, encoded by the coding sequence GTGATCGTATCCGCCTTCCTGAAGTCGCTCTTCCGCCGCCGCGGGCGCACGCTGCTGGCGCTGGCGGGGATCGCCGTCTCGGCCGCGCTGCTGCTGGACATGACCATGCTGGCCAGCGGGCTGACGGTGAGCTTCGGCGAGCTGCTGGGCGTCAGCGGCTATTCGCTGCGGGTGACACCGAAGGGAATCCTCCCGTTCGACAGCGAGGCGGGGATCGAGAACGGGCGGGACGTGGCGCGCCGCATCGCCGCGGTGGACGGGGTGCGCGCGGTGGCGCCGGTGCTGGGCGCGCAGTTCCGCATCGTGCGCGGCGACAGCGCGGGCGAGCCGGTGTTCACCGTGGGCGTCGATCCACGCTCGGAGTTCCTGTACCGGCTGACCAGCGGCCGCCAGCCGGGCCCCGGCGAGATCGTGGTCTCCGAGCCGCTGGCCCGCGACGCGCGGCTGAAGCCGGGCGACGAGCTGGCGCTGGCGGGCGAGCTGGACGTGACACTGGGCCGCGCGCGGGCCACCCGCCGCTTCCGGGTGAGCGGCGTGGGCGACTTCCTGTACGACTACGCGGGCGAGCACTCGCTGGCGATGACCCTGGCCGATGCGCAGGCGGCCACGGGGCGCGCGGGCGAGGTCTCGCTCTTCGGCGTGGCGACCGGCGAGGGGGTGGACGACGACGCGCTCGCCGCGCGCATCGCCGCCGCGGTGCCGGAGGTTTCGACGTACTCCACGCGCGAGCTGATGGGGGAGATGGACAAGCGCCTCCTCTACTTCCGCCAGCTCGCGACCATTCTGGGCAGCGTGGCGATGGTCGTCACCGCGCTGCTGGTGGCGACGATCATCACCATCGGCGTGCGCGAGCGCTTCGGCGAGATCGCCACGCTGCGGGCGATCGGGGTCCGCGGCCGTCGCGTGCTGCTGGCGGTGGTGACGGAAGGATTGGTGCTGGCGGCAATCGGGTGCCTGGGCGGGCTGCCGCTGGGGTTGTGGATGGCGGGGCGGCTGGACCGCATCCTCCTCTCCTTCCCCGGCATCCCCGCGCGGATGACGTTCTTCGCCTGGGAGCCCCGCCGCGTCGCGCTGGCGATGGGAATCGTGATCGCCATCGGCGCGCTGGCCGGCTGCATCCCCGGCCTGGGCGCCATCCGCGCGCCGCTCGCGCAGGCGCTGCGGGAAGAGGCGGAGTGA
- a CDS encoding ABC transporter permease encodes MIPALVLALGLAQQPAQQQSAPAAATMPTHAIAAPPAPSAEPAAATPGVLVERRLAEAVPLRVGDTVRVRALAGRAAPSAFVVAGVFEREADPNRIARNELELRFHLPDLQRVMEKPDRVDRFAVVLQRGARADSAARWIEGVAFGTRAIPSAALADQTSATFRVVSRFHDAIGIVTILASAIFLLCVMIIRVDERRRDMAVLRLIGVSRGTVFRAIVLEAVAIAVVGSAAGAGIGLVAARIVNAHYAAVYDTTLKFALVTPHIVLLAALLGLALGVGAGALAAWRVVAVPPQKLGER; translated from the coding sequence GTGATACCGGCGCTGGTGCTTGCCCTCGGCCTCGCGCAGCAGCCGGCTCAGCAGCAGTCCGCACCCGCCGCCGCGACGATGCCGACACACGCCATCGCCGCGCCGCCCGCGCCGTCCGCCGAGCCCGCCGCGGCGACGCCCGGGGTGCTGGTGGAGCGGCGGCTGGCGGAGGCGGTGCCGCTGCGCGTGGGCGACACCGTGCGCGTGCGGGCGCTCGCGGGCCGCGCGGCGCCCTCCGCGTTCGTGGTCGCGGGCGTGTTCGAGCGCGAGGCCGACCCCAACCGCATCGCGCGCAACGAGCTGGAGCTGCGCTTCCATCTTCCCGACCTGCAGCGGGTGATGGAGAAGCCGGACCGCGTAGACCGCTTCGCCGTCGTCCTCCAACGCGGGGCGCGGGCGGACTCGGCGGCGCGATGGATCGAGGGCGTGGCGTTCGGCACGCGCGCCATCCCCAGCGCCGCGCTGGCCGACCAGACCAGCGCCACTTTCCGCGTCGTCTCGCGCTTCCACGACGCCATCGGCATCGTCACCATCCTGGCGAGCGCCATCTTCCTCCTCTGCGTCATGATCATCCGCGTGGACGAGCGGCGGCGCGACATGGCGGTGCTGCGGCTGATCGGCGTCAGCCGCGGCACCGTCTTCCGCGCCATCGTCCTCGAGGCCGTGGCCATCGCGGTGGTCGGCAGCGCGGCGGGGGCGGGAATCGGGCTGGTGGCCGCGCGGATCGTGAACGCGCACTACGCCGCCGTCTACGACACCACGCTGAAGTTCGCGCTGGTGACGCCGCACATCGTCCTCCTGGCCGCGCTCCTCGGCCTCGCGCTGGGCGTCGGCGCGGGGGCGCTGGCGGCGTGGCGCGTGGTGGCCGTCCCCCCGCAGAAGCTGGGGGAGCGGTGA
- a CDS encoding DUF433 domain-containing protein encodes MEATTVAHRDPEVMSGVPVFVGTRVPVQALLDCLIGGDSIDPFLDGFPSVRREQVIAFLDQATDALLAELPRG; translated from the coding sequence ATGGAAGCAACGACGGTCGCGCACAGGGATCCGGAGGTGATGAGCGGCGTTCCGGTATTCGTCGGGACGCGCGTCCCCGTGCAGGCATTGCTCGACTGCCTGATCGGCGGAGATTCGATCGACCCATTCCTCGACGGCTTCCCGAGCGTCAGACGCGAGCAGGTGATCGCGTTCCTCGATCAAGCGACCGATGCCCTGCTCGCCGAGCTTCCGCGCGGATGA
- a CDS encoding zf-TFIIB domain-containing protein: MQAATLHCPDCGAPADPSATQCPYCHARLATVACPHCFGLVFLGMKHCPHCGDAIDREEVADDAVALACPRCAGELKPVQLGSSRVRECAGCAGLWVDNQTFLSICVDRERLADVGPERPAAGTSSAAGGIDTRVKYLRCPVCRSMMDRINFARVSGVVVDVCADHGTWFDRNELHRIVDFIAAGGLDRSLAHMRDEAFDLRLSEVMSQVTAYPHGPWNHERDAWSALFSHFTPHAGR; this comes from the coding sequence ATGCAGGCTGCGACCCTCCACTGCCCCGACTGCGGCGCGCCCGCCGACCCCAGCGCCACCCAGTGCCCGTACTGCCACGCGCGGCTGGCCACCGTGGCCTGCCCGCACTGCTTCGGGCTGGTGTTCCTGGGGATGAAGCATTGCCCGCACTGCGGCGACGCCATCGACCGCGAGGAGGTGGCGGACGATGCGGTCGCGCTCGCCTGCCCGCGTTGCGCCGGCGAGCTGAAGCCGGTGCAGCTCGGCAGCAGCCGCGTGCGCGAGTGCGCCGGGTGCGCCGGGCTGTGGGTGGACAACCAGACCTTCCTGTCCATCTGCGTGGACCGCGAGCGGCTGGCGGATGTGGGGCCGGAGCGCCCGGCCGCCGGAACGTCCTCCGCCGCGGGGGGGATCGACACGCGGGTGAAGTACCTGCGCTGCCCCGTCTGCCGCAGCATGATGGACCGCATCAACTTCGCGCGCGTCTCCGGCGTCGTGGTCGACGTCTGCGCCGACCACGGCACCTGGTTCGACCGCAACGAGCTGCACCGCATCGTGGACTTCATCGCCGCGGGCGGGCTGGACCGGTCGCTGGCGCACATGCGCGACGAGGCGTTCGACCTCCGCCTGAGCGAGGTGATGAGCCAGGTGACCGCCTACCCGCACGGGCCGTGGAACCACGAGCGCGACGCCTGGTCGGCGCTGTTCAGCCACTTCACCCCGCACGCCGGCCGATGA
- a CDS encoding GNAT family N-acetyltransferase → MNLLPDLPAMPEQPTLATERLVLRPFTPDDADDVHEIVSDREIAYNTAHIPHPYPEGMAADWIRLITSRWLTGESAVFAVTLRRGGGLIAAVGLEIEPHHKRGELGYWVAKEHWSAGYATEAARAVVAFGFAQLGLNRVQAHHYSRNPASGRVLQKIGMEHEGRLRKHILKWGVFEDIDLYGILAEDLARTE, encoded by the coding sequence GTGAACCTGCTCCCCGACCTCCCGGCGATGCCCGAGCAGCCCACGCTGGCCACCGAGCGCCTGGTCCTGCGGCCGTTCACCCCGGACGACGCGGACGACGTGCACGAGATCGTGAGCGACCGCGAGATCGCGTACAACACCGCGCACATCCCGCATCCGTACCCCGAGGGGATGGCGGCGGACTGGATCCGGCTGATCACCTCGCGCTGGCTGACGGGCGAGAGCGCGGTGTTCGCCGTGACGCTGCGGCGCGGCGGCGGGCTGATCGCCGCGGTGGGGCTGGAGATCGAGCCGCACCACAAGCGGGGGGAGCTGGGGTACTGGGTGGCGAAGGAGCACTGGAGCGCGGGGTACGCCACCGAGGCGGCGCGCGCGGTGGTGGCGTTCGGGTTCGCGCAGCTGGGCCTGAACCGCGTGCAGGCGCACCACTACTCGCGCAACCCCGCGTCGGGCCGGGTGCTGCAGAAGATCGGGATGGAGCACGAGGGCCGCCTGCGCAAGCACATCCTCAAGTGGGGCGTGTTCGAGGACATCGACCTGTACGGCATCCTGGCCGAGGACCTCGCCCGGACCGAATGA